In the genome of Raphanus sativus cultivar WK10039 chromosome 4, ASM80110v3, whole genome shotgun sequence, one region contains:
- the LOC108853844 gene encoding F-box/WD-40 repeat-containing protein At3g52030 encodes MGITETVGEPSARKMRRRASPPTSSIESLDADILLIIFSFLDLFDLVNCTVVCNSWHAAIKKMKLLQSSCRRMHQLGSSTSLGKETPEINVEEFAMKHHKMALLRGRVEIERWEAHSHRFSQCRMKKGLLLTGVGDKVMRLWSLNSYKCMEEYSLPDAASLIDFDFDESKIVGLVGTRISIWRRSGQRSIFPSREGTIPKGLCMRYIDPEAVVGCEDGTARVFDMYSKTCSQIIRTHGGPITCLSLSDNQLFLSGSSLGRVTVSDPLVDQPVATLKSTITAGGIQTICFNQGSNLAFSGTTAGYVSCWDIRKMRQVWENRVSPNVVYSIQQLRNDTSVMVAGGIDGVLRVIDQKSGRVLSSCIMDDKVSTVLRRHSQVVVEKRRGKRVSQDVEIDKIERKTRPQISCIAMGMKKVVTAHSGKFISVWKFNHS; translated from the exons atggGGATAACAGAGACCGTCGGCGAACCCTCGGCGAGAAAGATGCGACGAAGAGCATCACCACCAACATCATCGATCGAATCTCTAGACGCCGACATACTACTCATCATCTTCTCCTTTCTCGATCTATTCGACCTCGTTAACTGTACCGTCGTCTGTAACTCCTG GCATGCTGCCATCAAGAAGATGAAGCTGCTACAATCCTCATGCCGGAGGATGCACCAGCTCGGCTCCTCAACGTCACTGGGGAAGGAGACGCCAGAGATAAATGTGGAGGAGTTCGCGATGAAACATCACAAGATGGCGTTGCTAAGAGGTCGAGTCGAGATCGAGCGGTGGGAAGCTCACTCGCACAG ATTCTCTCAGTGTCGAATGAAGAAGGGATTGCTGCTTACTGGTGTAGGTGATAAG GTTATGCGTCTCTGGTCATTGAATAGTTACAAATGCATGGAGGAATACTCTCTTCCTGATGCTGCTTCCTTGATTGACTTCGATTTTGACGAGAGCAAG attGTTGGATTGGTTGGTACCCGGATTAGCATATGGAGAAGAAGTGGACAACGAAGCATCTTTCCATCTCGTGAAGGCACCATTCCTAAGGGACTTTGTATGCG TTACATTGACCCAGAAGCTGTAGTTGGATGCGAGGATGGAACAGCTCGTGTATTTGATATGTACAGTAAGACATGTTCACAGATCATTAG GACTCACGGTGGGCCAATAACGTGCTTATCTTTGAGCGACAATCAACTGTTTCTTAGCGGGTCTTCGCTCGGGAGAGTAACAGTATCTGACCCTTTAGTGGATCAACCGGTGGCTACGCTTAAATCCACGATAACTGCAGGAG GTATACAGACCATCTGTTTTAACCAAGGCTCCAATCTCGCCTTCTCTGGAACAACAGCTGGATATGTTTCATGCTGGGACATCAG GAAAATGAGACAGGTGTGGGAAAATCGAGTGAGTCCTAATGTCGTGTACTCAATACAACAGTTAAGGAACGATACGTCGGTTATGGTTGCCGGTGGAATAGACGGTGTGCTGCGAGTGATTGATCAGAAGAGTGGAAGAGTTCTGTCTAGCTGTATAATGGACGACAAAGTTTCAACAGTTCTGAGAAGGCACAGCCAAGTGGTGGTTGAGAAAAGGAGAGGAAAAAGAGTATCTCAAGACGTGGAGATCGATAAAATAGAAAGGAAAACACGGCCTCAGATCAGCTGCATAGCAATGGGAATGAAGAAGGTAGTAACAGCTCACAGTGGTAAATTCATAAGCGTATGGAAATTCAATCACTCGTGA